TGGGGATTTTGCATATGAATACATTTAAAAGGAAGATTTACAGCCAGTTACGTTTATGGAAAGAAAACACTGGAGGCAGACGTGCTTTGATGATAAAAGGTGCTAGACGTGTAGGCAAATCAACAGTAGCAGAGGAATTTGCCAGGAACGAATATGAATCATATATTCTAATAGACTTCGGACAGGCATCCAAACGAGTTATCGACTTGTTTGATGACTTATCAGATTTGGATTTTATATTCCTGCAACTACAGATGATCTATAAGGTAAAGCTTATAGAGCGTAAGTCTGTTATTATTTTTGATGAAGTACAGCTTGCTCCTAAAGCACGCCAGGCAATCAAGTATTTGGTTGCAGACGGACGCTATGATTACATTGAAACAGGTTCGCTTATAGGCATTCGCAAGTTTACAGAAGGAATTTTGATACCGAGCGAAGAAACTACGATAGAAATGTTTCCTATGGACTATGAGGAATTTAGATGGGCTTTGGGAGACGATGTCAGTATTCCTTTGTTCAAACAGTGTTTTGAAACACAAAGAGCTCTTGGAGATGCGGTCGTCAGACAATCCTTGCGCGATTTCAGACTCTATATGTTGATAGGTGGTATGCCACAAGTTGTATCAGAATATATCAGGACGAATAATTTTGCTGATGTCGACGAGATGAAGCGTTCTATCATAAGTCTCTACGATGCAGACTTGCGTAAAATAGATTCCACAGGTCGTGCCTCGTTACTTTTCAACAATATACCTGCACAGCTTTCTCATGGCGGAAGTCGCTATCAGGTAAGTTCGGTAATAGAAAATCAAAGAGCAGAAAACATTCTTCCAGTATTGGAAGATATAAAAAACTCTATGATTGTGAATGTTGCATATCATGCAGATGATCCGAACGTAGGTATGTCTCTGACTAAGAATCTTGAGAAATTTAAGCTCTATCTACATGATACTGGTTTGTTTGTGACTTCCATGTTTATGGATAAGAAGGCTACAGAAAACGTGATTTATGAAAAGTTGCTTAGTGACAAGTTAAATGCAAACTTAGGATATGTTTTTGAAAATATTGTTGCTCAGATGTTAACTGCATCCGGAAACAAGTTATTCTATTATACATTTGCATCTGAGACATCTAATCATAATTACGAAATAGATTTTCTGCTGAGCAGAGGCAACAAAGTGTGTCCATTGGAAGTGAAATCTTCGGGGTATGCGACACATACATCCATAGATCTTTTTTGCAAAAAGTTCTCTTCTCGTATATCTGATAAATATCTTATTTACACAAAGGATTTTCGCAAGGACAAAGGTGTAACATGTCTTCCTATATTCATGGTACCATTCCTATGATGTGTTGTGCATTGTTGTAGCCCCCAAAAAACGAAGTTAGCTTCATCAGGCATTGAAAGTAGTTTCGTTGCCTGATGAAGCTAATATACTTACGGAGGGAATTTTTGATGGATAAGCACTGTCAAAATGCAAGTTTTAAAAATTATTAGGAAAAGAAGTGGCGATAGTTACATAAAAAGTAGTATCTTTGCATTTCATAAAACATGTAACATAAAACATGGAATAGATATAAAACGTTATGGAACAGCTGAATAACCCATTTGTTATCTACGGATATAAGGGAGCAGAATACTTCTGCGACCGCAAAAAAGAGACGGAAGTCATCATGAAGGCTTTGCAGAATGAGCGTAACATCGTGCTCATCTCTCCCCGACGCATCGGAAAGACGGGACTCATACACCATGTCTTTGAGAACATCAGTAAGCAGGAGCCTGAAACGCATTGTTTCTATCTCGACATCAATGCCACAAGAAATCTGAGCCAATTCATCCAATTATTGGCAAAGACGGTTATCGGGAAGGTTGATCCTTTCTCACAAACTGCCATGCGCAAGATTACCACTTTCTTTGCCGGCTACAAACCTACGATGTCGTTTGATGAGATGACGGGAATCCCTACGTTCTCGATTACGGTTTCACCAAGCCAGAGCGAGGATTCTCTCAAACATATCTTCGAGTATCTGAAACAATCGGAGAAACGAATCTATATTGCCATCGACGAGTTCCAGCAGATAGCCGAATATCCCGAAGATGGCACAGAGGCCCTGCTGCGCTCCTACATCCAGTTCTTGCCGAATGTATATTTCATCTTTGCAGGCAGTAAGCAGCACATGATGACCGACATGTTCCTGTCGGCAAAACGCCCATTCTATCAGAGTTCGCAAATTCTCAATCTTCCTCTCATCAACCAGGATGAGTATCATCGTTTTGCCAACAGATGGATGGGAACCCGGAATCTGACCATGGATCCTGATACCTTTGCCTATCTATATAATAAGGTGGATGGTCAAACCTGGTATATCCAGGATATTCTGAACCGCCTCTATCAGAACGGAAAGGAAATAACGACAGCGGAAATTGATGATGTAACCCTGGAATTGGTGAACGAGCAGGAAGTGGCATTCGTGAATTACTACGATTCCCTTACGGACAATCAGACTGCCCTTTTATCTGCCATTGCCCAGGATAAGGCTGTCACCTCCATTCTTTCGCAGGATTTCATCAGCCGCCACAACTTGCCTGCTGCCAGCAGCGTGAGTCTTGCTCTCAAGACGCTGATCAATAGAGAATTCATCTACAAGTACAATGGCTGCTATATCATCTACGACCGCTTCTTCGGGATGTGGTTGAGGAAGAACTGCGCAGGAAATTAATGATTGCAAAAAAATCCGAAACAGATAGCTGATAACGCTTCTGTTTCGGATTATCTTTTCGTAATCTTTCTTATTCTTCCCTGATTATCCAATCACCAATCGTACGCTGACTACTATCGAAATTTACACCTATTTTAAACAGGCGCTTACCATCTGCAGAATATGGAATCAGATATCCCTTTTCATCAATCTGCCTGATAGCTTCTTCGGCAGAACCATCATACTTCAGTTCAAAAACAAACACGGCATCAGGCATATACACCACGGCATCAGCCCTGCCTATCGCACTGTTCTCCTCTACCCTCATGTAGGCACCCATCAGGTTGAAGATAAGATAGAACACCGTCTGGAAATCCCGTTCGTTCTTATTACTCAAGCGGTTGGAGATATTGGCAAGATAGACCTCAGTTCGGGATAACGAGCTCTATCTAAAGGCTTTATAATGTTTTTATATAAGGGACACAGAGGCTTGGCAACCATCTATATATCTTGGATGGTTGCTGAGACAAAATCCTCCTGTAAAATATGCAATGTTAGAAAAGACTCAGCTGTTTCGTATCTTCGATAACGTATCCAGTAAGTGCCTTGGGCTTGTTGTCAAAGAAACAGTATGCCCCTAATGCAGAAATAATATTTATGATGAAATTCGAAACAGACCTGTGACGTGAATGTACTATCTGAGCCGTATTTTTCAACAGGTCATTAATCGTTTCAATGATGTATCTTTTGCGTAGCATCATCTTGTCATAGAACGGCATTAGTTTGTTCTTCATGTTCACTCTCAGTCCTGTAACCAACTGGATGCCTTCCTCAAAAAGCGAATCGAAGAGTTTTTGCGAGATATAGCCTTTATCTGCAAACAGCTTGCCATACAGACGTTTAGCCAATACATCGAATACCGCTGGATCTTTGTCGCTAACGTTTGCACCAGTGAGAACAAAAGCAATTATCTCACCTCTATCATTACAAGCCAGATGTAGCTTGAACCCATGACACCATCCCATTGTTCCCTTTCCGTCTGTGGCAATGCCTTTGAACACTTTGTTGGCATAACGCCTGAGATTGTGGCATATTGGTATCATGGTTGAATCAACAAAGGTTATACCTGTACATCTGCCAAAAGCACGGAGATTCAGGAAGAACATGAGAGGGAAGAATACGCGACTTTCAAGTTCTACAAAACGGTTATAAGACACTGCATTTGGAAAATATGACTTCAATGTTCCTCTAATAAAGAATAGGTAATAATGCTTGAAGTTTCGGAATGAGCCGAAATGGAAATACAGCAAAATCGTCATGATTTCACTATCAGATAAAGAGGCTTTACGTCGTCTGCGCTTTACTCCATCTTCACTCAAAAGCAATTTTCCTGCATTTTCAGCATCAAAAACTTTGTAAAATTCATCAATAATACAAAATAATTCTGTAACTTTGTCCTTGGTAATCTCCATAATGATATCTTTTTATGTTTGTAACTAATTGGATTTCAACTACAAAGATACAAAAAATATCGGAGATTACCAACTTTTTTAGGCACTATTTCTTATCCCGAACTGAGGTAAGATAGGCCTTCAGGCGCACCATCGCTCCCTCAACATCAGCATCATAGAGCTTTTCCAGGAAATCACCTACCAGACTATTATTATCCAAAGATATTGGTGAAAGATAGTTGGGCGCAAGACTCTTGAGCATCCCCGTCTTAACCTCCTTGTTAGGATATTCCAGCGTATAACGATGCAATATCGGATTATACTTCTTGATGGTGAGGTAACCGCTCTGATAGAGCAGCGGAAGTGCAGAGGTCACCAGTTCGGGCGAAACATCAAAGTCATCTATATCACATGACTTTTTCTCTATATCCATCACGCTGACATGGTACTTCTGCAACGTTTTGATAAGATAAGTTGGCGTTCCAGAACCAAACCAGTAAGGGGCAATTTTTTGGGCGTTCAAGGCCTTTACCAAACTGAACGGATTAAAGACATCCTCTGATTTCTCACTGAAATGATAGCCGTCATAGTATCTTGTCAACTCAGCCAGACATTCCTCGTACGTCATGCCAAGAGCTTCACCAAGAGCCTCTATATCCGGTTTCATCTGCGTACAAAGTTCAGCCTTACTGATACCACAGATAGCCGAATACTGGTCGAACATGCTGATATTATCGAGGTTGTTGAGTTCGCTGAAGATACTGAGCTGAGAGAACTTAGTAATACCCGTAATGAAGGTAAACTCCAGATATGGGTCGAGCTTTTTCAGAGGACTATAGAAGTTCTGCATAATGAGACGCAACTGCTTGAGTACATCCTTCTCATGCACAACATCCAGCAATGGGGCATCATATTCATCAATAATGACAACCACCTTTTCGCTCGTCTGTTCGTAAGCTCGCTTTACGATTCCATCCAATCGGTCGTTTGGATACAATTCATCATCATCCCTGCCATAGAGCTTCTCGTATGGTTTCAGCTGCAAGTCGAGATAATGCTTCAAGCCTTCCTCATCAAAATGCTTGGCACCGCTCAGGTCGAAGTGGAGCACAGGATGCTTCACCCAATCCTTCTCATAATCAGCAATGGCCAATCCCTCGAAAAGTTCCTTTCTTCCCGCAAAATAAGCCTGGAGGGTAGAGGCAAAGAGCGACTTACCGAATCGTCTTGGACGACTCAGAAAGACATACGACATCTGCTTTTCCCTGAAATCCACAATATATTTGGTCTTATCTATATAGAGATAGCCATTCTCGCGGATTTTTTCAAATGTCTG
This Segatella copri DSM 18205 DNA region includes the following protein-coding sequences:
- a CDS encoding AAA family ATPase, which encodes MEQLNNPFVIYGYKGAEYFCDRKKETEVIMKALQNERNIVLISPRRIGKTGLIHHVFENISKQEPETHCFYLDINATRNLSQFIQLLAKTVIGKVDPFSQTAMRKITTFFAGYKPTMSFDEMTGIPTFSITVSPSQSEDSLKHIFEYLKQSEKRIYIAIDEFQQIAEYPEDGTEALLRSYIQFLPNVYFIFAGSKQHMMTDMFLSAKRPFYQSSQILNLPLINQDEYHRFANRWMGTRNLTMDPDTFAYLYNKVDGQTWYIQDILNRLYQNGKEITTAEIDDVTLELVNEQEVAFVNYYDSLTDNQTALLSAIAQDKAVTSILSQDFISRHNLPAASSVSLALKTLINREFIYKYNGCYIIYDRFFGMWLRKNCAGN
- a CDS encoding PD-(D/E)XK nuclease domain-containing protein, which translates into the protein MSNKNERDFQTVFYLIFNLMGAYMRVEENSAIGRADAVVYMPDAVFVFELKYDGSAEEAIRQIDEKGYLIPYSADGKRLFKIGVNFDSSQRTIGDWIIREE
- a CDS encoding ATP-binding protein, which translates into the protein MNTFKRKIYSQLRLWKENTGGRRALMIKGARRVGKSTVAEEFARNEYESYILIDFGQASKRVIDLFDDLSDLDFIFLQLQMIYKVKLIERKSVIIFDEVQLAPKARQAIKYLVADGRYDYIETGSLIGIRKFTEGILIPSEETTIEMFPMDYEEFRWALGDDVSIPLFKQCFETQRALGDAVVRQSLRDFRLYMLIGGMPQVVSEYIRTNNFADVDEMKRSIISLYDADLRKIDSTGRASLLFNNIPAQLSHGGSRYQVSSVIENQRAENILPVLEDIKNSMIVNVAYHADDPNVGMSLTKNLEKFKLYLHDTGLFVTSMFMDKKATENVIYEKLLSDKLNANLGYVFENIVAQMLTASGNKLFYYTFASETSNHNYEIDFLLSRGNKVCPLEVKSSGYATHTSIDLFCKKFSSRISDKYLIYTKDFRKDKGVTCLPIFMVPFL
- a CDS encoding ATP-binding protein, producing the protein MAKIVNKYPVGIQTFEKIRENGYLYIDKTKYIVDFREKQMSYVFLSRPRRFGKSLFASTLQAYFAGRKELFEGLAIADYEKDWVKHPVLHFDLSGAKHFDEEGLKHYLDLQLKPYEKLYGRDDDELYPNDRLDGIVKRAYEQTSEKVVVIIDEYDAPLLDVVHEKDVLKQLRLIMQNFYSPLKKLDPYLEFTFITGITKFSQLSIFSELNNLDNISMFDQYSAICGISKAELCTQMKPDIEALGEALGMTYEECLAELTRYYDGYHFSEKSEDVFNPFSLVKALNAQKIAPYWFGSGTPTYLIKTLQKYHVSVMDIEKKSCDIDDFDVSPELVTSALPLLYQSGYLTIKKYNPILHRYTLEYPNKEVKTGMLKSLAPNYLSPISLDNNSLVGDFLEKLYDADVEGAMVRLKAYLTSVRDKK
- a CDS encoding IS982 family transposase yields the protein MEITKDKVTELFCIIDEFYKVFDAENAGKLLLSEDGVKRRRRKASLSDSEIMTILLYFHFGSFRNFKHYYLFFIRGTLKSYFPNAVSYNRFVELESRVFFPLMFFLNLRAFGRCTGITFVDSTMIPICHNLRRYANKVFKGIATDGKGTMGWCHGFKLHLACNDRGEIIAFVLTGANVSDKDPAVFDVLAKRLYGKLFADKGYISQKLFDSLFEEGIQLVTGLRVNMKNKLMPFYDKMMLRKRYIIETINDLLKNTAQIVHSRHRSVSNFIINIISALGAYCFFDNKPKALTGYVIEDTKQLSLF